The following proteins come from a genomic window of Crassostrea angulata isolate pt1a10 chromosome 1, ASM2561291v2, whole genome shotgun sequence:
- the LOC128164118 gene encoding insulin receptor substrate 1-B-like isoform X2, which yields MMENFDSEDDNISRASSNRWSVMAFELPGSDILKTGYLKKLKTKKDKFFVLRSTSSSGPARLEYHDSEKKFKAGQLPKRQIHLHKCFNINKKSDTRQKNCIALYLVDECFAVIVKDAAEMQVWLDLMLEHQYEYLTDEQLPYPHYDYIWQVEIKPKGLGVSKHLCGGYRFCLQDTVCFVRNNSDKVDFEIQMMNIRRCGHKESFFFMELGRHSPTGSGELWMQVDDTHIAQTMHEVLLSAMREPFRSRSNTSSSGRIRDAEIESIESRSREGSHGQSSLRNKKKKVPRPGSALSPEIPPIMPQISTSPSSTHKVTSDSFRERGFSNSMEQQKARHDSFTNKKPEIYGSSPGGDLTIVKHLDVKTPNSLETTNSYLVMSPTQRSVSPLRDPQERSGSSASEHEPMPKMETGYMDMKPGSVGSGGASTDPGYIDMSLSTLPADKGAISQMNSGYIPMGTGHAVRLTASAPIPIRQPKEPGYMEMGPSSQPLPQIKEGGSGEAYLPMTPSANSPLPGTDTLRPAKMICYLSDDSMSGDLPKRSFSVGSRPNTKTMRHHTSHVEPKTKEEATDNGRWQSAPHLIAQKKAQASHSYMNSESSLASSPCQSLFSEDSMMEMEYRPRATSESYRPRTSSVGKILSQSRQRSSSYGQQSKLAQLAHDVRRKVGSFESVRNSAIDKQLFHRSSNDSIGHLSFSSKASSSESLRLSSRNSEYVDMHLDKSNDTGYIDMSIGTPKSTKSSACHSRSSSNQSLSSSPAIVNSFGIKQEPIHNVKIIKSSDGNSQKSSSLNVSSRSSIASKSPCGSGRESEDESYVPYAPGISGDSQGQESRSGSMSDKKTSSRSNSLSSDRRPGSRSGSFGSDKNPDSRSNSFGSRPGPRSGSFKADQKTHKSSRLGRHSPKTSLVSPEAQKSGDRKAAKQSDDNQYIDYEPGTVDINVKTHNPQAGSKDGECNTTIVSRSTVQKPNAQVPQYSMSTDPLFSAMLSLKQKGVESEKSEMVKNSEANSQGKEDTTQPKTMSSESYSYMEYAPDTSITVDSTFKSPEVARSYFSHEASSKEENENEAPKNIAEKEDQTGSPKLPSSSQPESANDGEGRKRKTSRKESGEAVVRQVMPMKTVLLDNSEEDDGYVGLDFGDNKRGTDSQHLSRPPLRVNITEGTSVDGDLYMRQNSRQKYSPVNNEAKFNSVTPQTGMKKKTSTSSLQDQDTLFKEDKKETEKSCESLNLKSPIPLSVTSSQELQKQNSMPCMAIESDPCNNIKREEDLVNRRSCSDLASEYEEMSLPVKGSKSGSTQQLSNEPALNYAKLDLGSCEEIPVDQRPRQTRHPSSPDETGPPVQGYAEIDFEMSDNLKNARSKEKQPVKFSIE from the exons ACAAAGAAGGACAAGTTTTTTGTCCTGCGGTCCACAAGCAGTAGTGGCCCTGCCAGATTGGAGTACCATGATTCAGAGAAAAAGTTCAAAGCTGGACAACTCCCCAAAAGACAGATTCACCTCCATAAATGTTTCAACATCAACAAGAAGTCTGACACACGACAGAAAAACTGTATAGCCCTGTATTTGGTGGATGAGTGCTTTGCTGTGATTGTTAAGGATGCTGCAGAAATGCAGGTTTGGCTAGATCTAATGCTGGAACATCAGTATGAGTATTTGACAGATGAACAACTACCCTACCCTCACTATG ACTACATATGGCAGGTGGAAATCAAGCCCAAGGGCCTGGGTGTCAGCAAGCACCTGTGTGGGGGGTACCGCTTCTGCCTACAGGATACTGTTTGCTTTGTGAGGAATAACTCTGATAAAGTCGACTTTGAAATTCAG ATGATGAATATAAGAAGGTGTGGCCACAAGGAAAGCTTTTTCTTCATGGAACTGGGTCGTCACTCTCCCACTGGGTCTGGGGAACTGTGGATGCAAGTGGATGATACACACATAGCACAGACCATGCACGAAGTGCTACTCAG TGCCATGAGAGAGCCCTTTAGATCACGCAGTAACACCAGTTCGTCAGGACGGATTCGTGATGCTGAAATCGAGAGTATAGAAAGTCGCAGTCGAGAGGGAAGCCATGGACAAAG ttCACTGAGAAATAAGAAGAAGAAGGTACCCCGACCAGGAAGTGCCCTCTCCCCAGAGATCCCTCCCATCATGCCTCAGATCAGCACAAGTCCCTCCAG TACCCACAAAGTGACGTCCGACTCTTTCCGAGAACGAGGCTTTTCCAACAGCATGGAGCAACAGAAGGCCCGTCACGACAGTTTTACCAACAAGAAGCCGGAGATCTATGGGTCTAGCCCTGGGGGAGATTTGACCATTGTCAA GCATTTAGATGTGAAGACTCCTAATTCTTTGGAGACCACCAACTCGTACCTCGTGATGTCTCCTACTCAGAGGTCCGTTTCTCCGTTAAGGGACCCTCAAGAACGATCGG GGTCATCTGCCTCTGAGCATGAACCAATGCCCAAGATGGAGACTGGGTACATGGACATGAAGCCTGGATCTGTGGGGAGTGGGGGAGCCAGTACTGACCCTGGTTACATTGACATGAGTTTGTCTACCCTACCAGCAGACAAAG gAGCCATTTCGCAGATGAACAGCGGTTACATACCAATGGGGACGGGGCATGCTGTGAGATTGACAGCTTCGGCTCCTATCCCCATAAGACAGCCCAAGGAGCCAGGTTATATGGAGATGGGACCATCTAGTCAACCCTTGCCCCAGATCAAAGAAGGTGGAA GTGGTGAAGCCTATTTGCCAATGACACCATCAGCCAACAGTCCTCTCCCCGGGACCGACACGCTCCGCCCCGCCAAAATGATCTGCTACCTCTCTGACGATTCAATGTCAGGTGACCTTCCAAAGCGGTCCTTCTCTGTGGGATCCAGACCTAATACCAAAACAATGCGGCATCACACAAGTCACGTGGAACCCAAAACTAAGGAGGAAGCTACGGATAATGGTCGCTGGCAGAGTGCCCCTCATCTAATTGCTCAAAAGAAGGCGCAGGCCTCTCACTCGTATATGAACTCTGAATCTTCACTTGCCTCCAGTCCGTGTCAGTCTCTGTTCTCGGAGGACTCAATGATGGAAATGGAATACCGGCCTCGCGCTACGAGTGAAAGTTATAGACCTCGAACTTCTAGTGTAGGAAAAATCTTGTCACAATCACGTCAACGGTCCTCAAGTTATGGACAGCAATCAAAACTAGCCCAGCTTGCTCATGATGTTAGAAGGAAAGTAGGATCCTTTGAATCGGTTCGTAATTCTGCtatagataaacagttgtttCATCGCTCCTCTAATGACTCCATTGGACATTTGTCTTTCTCGTCCAAGGCTTCATCCTCGGAATCTCTGCGTCTCTCCAGTAGAAATTCCGAGTACGTGGACATGCACCTTGACAAAAGTAATGATACGGGTTACATAGACATGAGTATAGGAACCCCAAAGAGCACCAAATCAAGTGCATGTCATTCGAGGAGTTCATCAAACCAAAGCCTTAGCTCTTCTCCAGCTATCGTAAACAGTTTTGGAATCAAACAAGAACCAATACACAATGTCAAAATAATCAAGTCCAGTGATGGAAATTCACAGAAATCGTCTAGTTTAAATGTGAGCTCTCGCTCCTCTATAGCCAGCAAGAGTCCTTGTGGGTCAGGAAGGGAATCCGAGGATGAGAGTTATGTCCCCTATGCACCCGGAATCTCTGGTGATTCTCAGGGACAGGAATCTAGATCTGGGTCAATGTCAGACAAGAAAACAAGTTCAAGGTCAAACTCTTTGTCCTCCGATAGGAGACCTGGATCTAGGTCAGGCTCGTTTGGATCAGACAAAAATCCTGACTCCAGATCAAATTCGTTTGGCTCTCGACCTGGACCTAGGTCTGGATCTTTCAAGGCAGATCAGAAAACTCACAAGAGTTCCAGACTAGGTCGACATAGTCCCAAAACAAGTCTGGTGTCCCCGGAAGCTCAGAAAAGTGGAGACCGAAAGGCTGCGAAACAGTCGGATGATAATCAGTATATTGACTATGAGCCAGGCACTGTAGATATCAATGTGAAAACACATAATCCCCAGGCTGGCTCTAAAGATGGAGAGTGCAATACCACTATTGTGTCAAGATCGACGGTTCAAAAACCAAATGCCCAGGTTCCTCAGTACAGCATGTCAACTGACCCATTGTTCTCAGCCATGTTGTCACTGAAACAGAAAGGAGTAGAGAGTGAGAAAAGTGAAATGGTGAAAAACTCTGAGGCAAATTCTCAAGGAAAAGAAGATACCACCCAGCCAAAGACTATGTCTTCAGAAAGCTATTCATATATGGAGTATGCTCCTGATACTTCAATCACTGTAGATTCAACTTTTAAGAGTCCTGAGGTGGCCAGGTCATACTTTAGCCATGAGGCAAGTTCTAAGGAGGAGAATGAGAACGAAGCTCCGAAAAATATTGCAGAGAAAGAAGATCAGACTGGTTCTCCAAAGTTACCAAGCAGTTCTCAGCCAGAGTCAGCTAATGATGGGGAAGGAAGGAAAAGGAAAACGAGCCGGAAAGAGAGTGGGGAGGCGGTGGTGAGGCAGGTGATGCCGATGAAAACGGTTCTACTGGACAACTCGGAGGAAGACGATGGATATGTGGGGCTGGACTTTGGGGATAACAAGCGAGGCACAGACTCCCAACACTTATCCAGACCCCCACTGAGGGTTAATATCACAGAGGGGACATCTGTGGACGGAGATTTGTATATGAGGCAGAACAGCAGGCAGAAATATAGTCCTGTAAACAATGAAGCAAAATTTAACAGTGTGACTCCCCAGACAGGGATGAAGAAAAAGACAAGCACCAGTTCTCTTCAAGATCAAGACACTTTGTTCAAAGAAGATAAAAAGGAAACTGAAAAAAGCTGTGAGTCTTTAAATCTTAAAAGTCCTATTCCGCTCTCTGTAACCTCCAGCCAGGAGCTTCAGAAGCAAAACAGTATGCCCTGCATGGCAATAGAATCGGATCCTTGTAATAACATAAAGCGAGAGGAAGATCTGGTAAATCGACGGAGCTGCTCCGACTTAGCAAGTGAGTATGAGGAAATGTCCCTCCCAGTAAAAGGTTCAAAATCAGGGTCCACCCAGCAGCTCTCCAATGAACCTGCACTGAACTATGCCAAGCTGGACCTGGGATCATGTGAGGAAATTCCGGTGGACCAGAGACCACGCCAGACGCGACATCCTTCCTCTCCAGATGAAACCGGGCCGCCCGTTCAAGGCTATGCCGAGATAGACTTTGAAATGTCTGATAATCTGAAAAATGCACGAAGCAAGGAAAAGCAGCCGGTCAAGTTCTCTATAGAGTAA
- the LOC128164118 gene encoding insulin receptor substrate 1-B-like isoform X1: MMENFDSEDDNISRASSNRWSVMAFELPGSDILKTGYLKKLKTKKDKFFVLRSTSSSGPARLEYHDSEKKFKAGQLPKRQIHLHKCFNINKKSDTRQKNCIALYLVDECFAVIVKDAAEMQVWLDLMLEHQYEYLTDEQLPYPHYDYIWQVEIKPKGLGVSKHLCGGYRFCLQDTVCFVRNNSDKVDFEIQMMNIRRCGHKESFFFMELGRHSPTGSGELWMQVDDTHIAQTMHEVLLSAMREPFRSRSNTSSSGRIRDAEIESIESRSREGSHGQSSLRNKKKKVPRPGSALSPEIPPIMPQISTSPSSSHAYENEGRYSSHGVFIPPKSVLLTSNENKKNNTHKVTSDSFRERGFSNSMEQQKARHDSFTNKKPEIYGSSPGGDLTIVKHLDVKTPNSLETTNSYLVMSPTQRSVSPLRDPQERSGSSASEHEPMPKMETGYMDMKPGSVGSGGASTDPGYIDMSLSTLPADKGAISQMNSGYIPMGTGHAVRLTASAPIPIRQPKEPGYMEMGPSSQPLPQIKEGGSGEAYLPMTPSANSPLPGTDTLRPAKMICYLSDDSMSGDLPKRSFSVGSRPNTKTMRHHTSHVEPKTKEEATDNGRWQSAPHLIAQKKAQASHSYMNSESSLASSPCQSLFSEDSMMEMEYRPRATSESYRPRTSSVGKILSQSRQRSSSYGQQSKLAQLAHDVRRKVGSFESVRNSAIDKQLFHRSSNDSIGHLSFSSKASSSESLRLSSRNSEYVDMHLDKSNDTGYIDMSIGTPKSTKSSACHSRSSSNQSLSSSPAIVNSFGIKQEPIHNVKIIKSSDGNSQKSSSLNVSSRSSIASKSPCGSGRESEDESYVPYAPGISGDSQGQESRSGSMSDKKTSSRSNSLSSDRRPGSRSGSFGSDKNPDSRSNSFGSRPGPRSGSFKADQKTHKSSRLGRHSPKTSLVSPEAQKSGDRKAAKQSDDNQYIDYEPGTVDINVKTHNPQAGSKDGECNTTIVSRSTVQKPNAQVPQYSMSTDPLFSAMLSLKQKGVESEKSEMVKNSEANSQGKEDTTQPKTMSSESYSYMEYAPDTSITVDSTFKSPEVARSYFSHEASSKEENENEAPKNIAEKEDQTGSPKLPSSSQPESANDGEGRKRKTSRKESGEAVVRQVMPMKTVLLDNSEEDDGYVGLDFGDNKRGTDSQHLSRPPLRVNITEGTSVDGDLYMRQNSRQKYSPVNNEAKFNSVTPQTGMKKKTSTSSLQDQDTLFKEDKKETEKSCESLNLKSPIPLSVTSSQELQKQNSMPCMAIESDPCNNIKREEDLVNRRSCSDLASEYEEMSLPVKGSKSGSTQQLSNEPALNYAKLDLGSCEEIPVDQRPRQTRHPSSPDETGPPVQGYAEIDFEMSDNLKNARSKEKQPVKFSIE; the protein is encoded by the exons ACAAAGAAGGACAAGTTTTTTGTCCTGCGGTCCACAAGCAGTAGTGGCCCTGCCAGATTGGAGTACCATGATTCAGAGAAAAAGTTCAAAGCTGGACAACTCCCCAAAAGACAGATTCACCTCCATAAATGTTTCAACATCAACAAGAAGTCTGACACACGACAGAAAAACTGTATAGCCCTGTATTTGGTGGATGAGTGCTTTGCTGTGATTGTTAAGGATGCTGCAGAAATGCAGGTTTGGCTAGATCTAATGCTGGAACATCAGTATGAGTATTTGACAGATGAACAACTACCCTACCCTCACTATG ACTACATATGGCAGGTGGAAATCAAGCCCAAGGGCCTGGGTGTCAGCAAGCACCTGTGTGGGGGGTACCGCTTCTGCCTACAGGATACTGTTTGCTTTGTGAGGAATAACTCTGATAAAGTCGACTTTGAAATTCAG ATGATGAATATAAGAAGGTGTGGCCACAAGGAAAGCTTTTTCTTCATGGAACTGGGTCGTCACTCTCCCACTGGGTCTGGGGAACTGTGGATGCAAGTGGATGATACACACATAGCACAGACCATGCACGAAGTGCTACTCAG TGCCATGAGAGAGCCCTTTAGATCACGCAGTAACACCAGTTCGTCAGGACGGATTCGTGATGCTGAAATCGAGAGTATAGAAAGTCGCAGTCGAGAGGGAAGCCATGGACAAAG ttCACTGAGAAATAAGAAGAAGAAGGTACCCCGACCAGGAAGTGCCCTCTCCCCAGAGATCCCTCCCATCATGCCTCAGATCAGCACAAGTCCCTCCAG CAGTCATGCATATGAGAATGAGGGGCGGTATTCAAGCCATGGAGTATTTATCCCTCCAAAGTCGGTCTTACTGACTTCAAACGAGAATAAGAAAAACAA TACCCACAAAGTGACGTCCGACTCTTTCCGAGAACGAGGCTTTTCCAACAGCATGGAGCAACAGAAGGCCCGTCACGACAGTTTTACCAACAAGAAGCCGGAGATCTATGGGTCTAGCCCTGGGGGAGATTTGACCATTGTCAA GCATTTAGATGTGAAGACTCCTAATTCTTTGGAGACCACCAACTCGTACCTCGTGATGTCTCCTACTCAGAGGTCCGTTTCTCCGTTAAGGGACCCTCAAGAACGATCGG GGTCATCTGCCTCTGAGCATGAACCAATGCCCAAGATGGAGACTGGGTACATGGACATGAAGCCTGGATCTGTGGGGAGTGGGGGAGCCAGTACTGACCCTGGTTACATTGACATGAGTTTGTCTACCCTACCAGCAGACAAAG gAGCCATTTCGCAGATGAACAGCGGTTACATACCAATGGGGACGGGGCATGCTGTGAGATTGACAGCTTCGGCTCCTATCCCCATAAGACAGCCCAAGGAGCCAGGTTATATGGAGATGGGACCATCTAGTCAACCCTTGCCCCAGATCAAAGAAGGTGGAA GTGGTGAAGCCTATTTGCCAATGACACCATCAGCCAACAGTCCTCTCCCCGGGACCGACACGCTCCGCCCCGCCAAAATGATCTGCTACCTCTCTGACGATTCAATGTCAGGTGACCTTCCAAAGCGGTCCTTCTCTGTGGGATCCAGACCTAATACCAAAACAATGCGGCATCACACAAGTCACGTGGAACCCAAAACTAAGGAGGAAGCTACGGATAATGGTCGCTGGCAGAGTGCCCCTCATCTAATTGCTCAAAAGAAGGCGCAGGCCTCTCACTCGTATATGAACTCTGAATCTTCACTTGCCTCCAGTCCGTGTCAGTCTCTGTTCTCGGAGGACTCAATGATGGAAATGGAATACCGGCCTCGCGCTACGAGTGAAAGTTATAGACCTCGAACTTCTAGTGTAGGAAAAATCTTGTCACAATCACGTCAACGGTCCTCAAGTTATGGACAGCAATCAAAACTAGCCCAGCTTGCTCATGATGTTAGAAGGAAAGTAGGATCCTTTGAATCGGTTCGTAATTCTGCtatagataaacagttgtttCATCGCTCCTCTAATGACTCCATTGGACATTTGTCTTTCTCGTCCAAGGCTTCATCCTCGGAATCTCTGCGTCTCTCCAGTAGAAATTCCGAGTACGTGGACATGCACCTTGACAAAAGTAATGATACGGGTTACATAGACATGAGTATAGGAACCCCAAAGAGCACCAAATCAAGTGCATGTCATTCGAGGAGTTCATCAAACCAAAGCCTTAGCTCTTCTCCAGCTATCGTAAACAGTTTTGGAATCAAACAAGAACCAATACACAATGTCAAAATAATCAAGTCCAGTGATGGAAATTCACAGAAATCGTCTAGTTTAAATGTGAGCTCTCGCTCCTCTATAGCCAGCAAGAGTCCTTGTGGGTCAGGAAGGGAATCCGAGGATGAGAGTTATGTCCCCTATGCACCCGGAATCTCTGGTGATTCTCAGGGACAGGAATCTAGATCTGGGTCAATGTCAGACAAGAAAACAAGTTCAAGGTCAAACTCTTTGTCCTCCGATAGGAGACCTGGATCTAGGTCAGGCTCGTTTGGATCAGACAAAAATCCTGACTCCAGATCAAATTCGTTTGGCTCTCGACCTGGACCTAGGTCTGGATCTTTCAAGGCAGATCAGAAAACTCACAAGAGTTCCAGACTAGGTCGACATAGTCCCAAAACAAGTCTGGTGTCCCCGGAAGCTCAGAAAAGTGGAGACCGAAAGGCTGCGAAACAGTCGGATGATAATCAGTATATTGACTATGAGCCAGGCACTGTAGATATCAATGTGAAAACACATAATCCCCAGGCTGGCTCTAAAGATGGAGAGTGCAATACCACTATTGTGTCAAGATCGACGGTTCAAAAACCAAATGCCCAGGTTCCTCAGTACAGCATGTCAACTGACCCATTGTTCTCAGCCATGTTGTCACTGAAACAGAAAGGAGTAGAGAGTGAGAAAAGTGAAATGGTGAAAAACTCTGAGGCAAATTCTCAAGGAAAAGAAGATACCACCCAGCCAAAGACTATGTCTTCAGAAAGCTATTCATATATGGAGTATGCTCCTGATACTTCAATCACTGTAGATTCAACTTTTAAGAGTCCTGAGGTGGCCAGGTCATACTTTAGCCATGAGGCAAGTTCTAAGGAGGAGAATGAGAACGAAGCTCCGAAAAATATTGCAGAGAAAGAAGATCAGACTGGTTCTCCAAAGTTACCAAGCAGTTCTCAGCCAGAGTCAGCTAATGATGGGGAAGGAAGGAAAAGGAAAACGAGCCGGAAAGAGAGTGGGGAGGCGGTGGTGAGGCAGGTGATGCCGATGAAAACGGTTCTACTGGACAACTCGGAGGAAGACGATGGATATGTGGGGCTGGACTTTGGGGATAACAAGCGAGGCACAGACTCCCAACACTTATCCAGACCCCCACTGAGGGTTAATATCACAGAGGGGACATCTGTGGACGGAGATTTGTATATGAGGCAGAACAGCAGGCAGAAATATAGTCCTGTAAACAATGAAGCAAAATTTAACAGTGTGACTCCCCAGACAGGGATGAAGAAAAAGACAAGCACCAGTTCTCTTCAAGATCAAGACACTTTGTTCAAAGAAGATAAAAAGGAAACTGAAAAAAGCTGTGAGTCTTTAAATCTTAAAAGTCCTATTCCGCTCTCTGTAACCTCCAGCCAGGAGCTTCAGAAGCAAAACAGTATGCCCTGCATGGCAATAGAATCGGATCCTTGTAATAACATAAAGCGAGAGGAAGATCTGGTAAATCGACGGAGCTGCTCCGACTTAGCAAGTGAGTATGAGGAAATGTCCCTCCCAGTAAAAGGTTCAAAATCAGGGTCCACCCAGCAGCTCTCCAATGAACCTGCACTGAACTATGCCAAGCTGGACCTGGGATCATGTGAGGAAATTCCGGTGGACCAGAGACCACGCCAGACGCGACATCCTTCCTCTCCAGATGAAACCGGGCCGCCCGTTCAAGGCTATGCCGAGATAGACTTTGAAATGTCTGATAATCTGAAAAATGCACGAAGCAAGGAAAAGCAGCCGGTCAAGTTCTCTATAGAGTAA
- the LOC128164189 gene encoding transcription termination factor 3, mitochondrial-like, protein MFSKLAFRFGRRFVTPCSQRLSAAGISEDVHSKTDPWETLAKSYKKSSLQHKHSEKINETNKKTNELEENKLSELHVAMTGDAPIKGETLSTDIKGVSQPPLNTELIAKHFRNVSVSQVCDIMNSNLQSCTPEMLSEIEAYLDEVDKLDPHSTKWDMMTSFLPHPDEDRGIRYNFLKPKSSSFEDYIEHSETLQKLVMIGVDLSAVQEFPFIGNYIIRLDFERDIIPKLLYLKDLGVYDHNLGMVLTTNPFILEDPINKLQSVVGYLKSKKFTDEMIGKMVTRHSMFLIMEVGQVDSKLGMFQKMFGLKGDQMREVFSIHPILISHNRKKIQDVHFLFHKIWGFDYNQLQAMFLKCPLAFAEEPQTLQTRLENLYDMEVSMETIAENPGVLLGDHHQVRRRHAFLKEIGRAHYNPEKAGYVSLESLAKRTAEKWCWKIGVPKEHFVTFLKTE, encoded by the exons ATGTTTTCCAAATTGGCTTTTCGCTTTGGAAGAAGATTTGTTACACCGTGCAGTCAGAGACTAAGTGCAGCGGGTATCAGTGAGGATGTGCATTCAAAAACAGACCCTTGGGAGACATTAGCTAAAAGCTATAAAAAATCTTCACTTCAGCACAAGCATTCAGAGAAAATCAACGAAACTAATAAAAAGACAAATGAATTAGAAGAGAATAAGTTGTCTGAACTACATGTTGCAATGACTGGTGATGCCCCCATAAAAGGAGAAACACTATCAACAGATATTAAAGGTGTTTCACAGCCCCCATTAAACACAGAACTGATTGCAAAGCATTTTCGTAATGTATCAGTAAGTCAGGTTTGTGACATAATGAACTCTAACCTACAATCGTGTACCCCAGAGATGCTGTCAGAGATCGAGGCTTATTTAGATGAAGTGGATAAACTTGACCCTCACAGCACTAAGTGGGACATGATGACCTCCTTTCTTCCTCACCCCGATGAGGATAGAGGAATACGTTACAACTTTCTGAAACCAAAGTCCAGTAGCTTTGAGGACTACATAGAGCATTCAGAGACACTACAGAAACTAGTGATGATAG GCGTTGATCTGTCAGCTGTTCAAGAATTTCCGTTCATCGGAAACTACATCATCAGGCTTGATTTTGAGAGAGACATCATTCCAAAGTTGTTATACCTGAAAGATCTGGGTGTTTATGACCATAATCTTGGAATGGTTTTGACCACAAACCCCTTTATACTGGAGGACCCCATCAACAAGCTTCAG TCAGTGGTTGGCTACCTGAAATCTAAGAAGTTCACAGACGAGATGATTGGTAAGATGGTGACACGGCATTCGATGTTCCTTATCATGGAAGTAGGACAGGTTGACTCCAAGCTTGGGATGTTCCAGAAGATGTTCGGACTCAAAG GTGATCAGATGAGAGAGGTTTTCTCCATCCACCCAATCCTTATTTCCCATAACAGGAAAAAGATCCAG GATGTACACTTTCTGTTCCACAAAATATGGGGATTTGACTACAATCAGCTTCAGGCCATGTTTTTGAAATGTCCACTCGCTTTTGCAGAAG AGCCCCAAACACTCCAGACTCGACTTGAGAACTTGTATGACATGGAGGTGAGCATGGAGACGATAGCTGAGAACCCTGGAGTGTTGTTAGGAGACCACCATCAGGTGCGGAGGAGACACGCCTTCCTGAAGGAGATTGGGCGGGCCCACTATAACCCAGAGAAGGCGGGATATGTGTCCCTGGAAAGTCTGGCCAAGAGAACGGCAGAAAAATGGTGCTGGAAAATAGGAGTACCTAAGGAACACTttgtcacatttttaaaaacagaataa
- the LOC128164340 gene encoding protein archease-like, with protein MAHGGGIPEVKYEYLDHTADVHKSGGDTLEEAFEQCATSMFGYMTTDYNTVEMKEEKEVEAEGDDLMGLLFHFLDEWLFVFSADAFFIPRKIVITEFDKENFKIKSIGYGEEFDIKKHPQGTEVKAITYSNMQIYDKEGQHEVFVIIDI; from the exons ATGGCACATGGTGGGGGTATTCCTGAAGTGAAATATGAAT atttggaTCACACAGCTGATGTCCA TAAATCAGGGGGTGACACCCTAGAGGAGGCCTTTGAGCAGTGTGCCACGTCAATGTTTGGCTACATGACTACTGATTACAACACAGTGgaaatgaaagaagaaaaagaggTGGAGGCTGAGG GTGATGATTTGATGGGCCTGTTATTTCACTTTCTAGACGAATGGCTCTTTGTCTTCTCTGCAGATGCCTTTTTCATACCTAGG AAAATTGTAATCACTGAATTTGATAaggaaaatttcaaaataaaatcaatagg CTATGGTGAAgagtttgatatcaagaaaCATCCACAg GGTACAGAGGTGAAAGCTATTACATACTCCAACATGCAGATTTATGACAAGGAGGGGCAGCATGAAGTGTTTGTCATTATAGACATTTAA
- the LOC128164216 gene encoding uncharacterized protein LOC128164216 gives MFEFSFQPINDDHSHRNDICFKMAEDCTENEYNVAEITRLQALFRGVLVRKWMHETREEYDGIFSKIENNSSSIHPAWKSKRLCRPIVQKKQKHKTLQRDSASPVVEKTKDSHEVPKIQDVASQQTIFVQTELTNGASSKLIDIEKSCENETRSSFQYLEHKFLTVETQTSFCEPSSYSEEKPTSEQCVQTRKESTDHCLPQAWEQTLEPEQTEKIKTVTASEVFTVEEVKEQATYKDSSDHEQGEAGGTDVKECLSAKQPTNLTSPGFSSHSESSAPTKGISPRGKQNTGGTSWGLSNETSVWDSFHSVTAAPPVNIPKEPQYPKDYESLQDMRKNIAMELLWVQQAINSRKNYLRLKGQISA, from the exons ATgtttgaattttcatttcaaccaATCAATGACGACCATTCTCACAGAAACgacatttgtttcaaaatggcggaaGATTGCACCGAAAACGAATATAACGTAGCAGAAATTACTAGATTACAG GCCTTGTTTAGAGGGGTTTTAGTGAGGAAGTGGATGCATGAGACAAGAGAGGAGTATGATGGAATTTTCAGCAAAATTGAAAACAACAGCAGCAGCATTCACCCCGCATGGAAATCCAAAAGACTTTGTAGACCAATTGTTCAGAAAAAACAAAAGCACAAAACACTTCAAAGGGATAGTGCTAGCCCAGTGGTAGAAAAAACAAAAGATTCACATGAAGTACCCAAAATACAGGATGTGGCATCCCAGCAAACAATATTTGTTCAGACAGAGCTTACCAATGGTGCTAGTTCAAAATTGATAGACATAGAGAAATCGTGCGAAAATGAAACTCGATCATCATTTCAATATCTTGAACACAAATTTCTTACAGTGGAAACACAAACCAGTTTTTGTGAACCCAGTTCATACTCGGAAGAAAAACCCACAAGTGAACAGTGTGTGCAGACAAGGAAGGAGTCAACAGACCATTGTTTACCTCAGGCCTGGGAACAGACTTTGGAGCCAGAACAAACAGAAAAGATCAAAACTGTAACAGCATCTGAAGTCTTTACTGTTGAAGAAGTCAAAGAACAAGCAACGTATAAAGATTCATCCGACCACGAACAAGGAGAAGCGGGAGGTACTGATGTAAAGGAGTGCTTGTCTGCAAAGCAACCTACAAACCTGACATCTCCAGGATTCTCATCCCACAGTGAATCTTCTGCACCTACAAAAGGAATATCTCCCAGGGGAAAGCAAAACACAGGTGGGACCTCCTGGGGTCTATCCAATGAAACATCAGTATGGGACAGTTTCCACAGTGTAACAG ctGCACCTCCAGTTAATATTCCCAAGGAGCCCCAGTACCCAAAGGATTATGAATCTCTTCAGGACATGAGGAAAAACATTGCTATGGAACTGCTCTGGGTTCAGCAAGCTATCAACAGTAGAAAAAAT TATCTGAGACTAAAAGGCCAAATATCTGCATGA